The Candidatus Manganitrophus noduliformans genome includes a window with the following:
- a CDS encoding sensor histidine kinase: MISKLSIRKRLVLFGALWLTACTVLLAFHLFSEGRRTLLEGAVKRSQTVAGRLAEQARGPLYAGDDTALQEILEEIEGQPDILSAAIRLGDKNYRSKAIRIESTDAPEKIVSGASRLVTADGLRAVESHASIQFQGEALTDGIPFRTERERRENGQAVVLLSVEPVFAQVQTLLVRTALILGGVLGAGLLLGWALFGAMVSPLRRMADHARRLADGDAAGERGLPSEDEIAMVLSLMASMKRSLDEKTDRIVELQRHLKDSVNKRSDLEEMNTLLSDVLNQRNDFLRLLSHEVKTPLGTVSNLIAGLQDGVPGPVTDRQKEYLALIKSNTDRVNRVIAAMLQHAVARTGHVQIDRCPVRVSDVVRQVCFALLAFQEERQVACILGDSVFGKTVQADMVLVDQILFNLIHNAIKASPPGGAVTLEATETGSEVVIGVRDAGMGIPKEIQPKLLLEPLSSDVKKGGGVGLYISRYLVELHGGRIWYTAEEGKGTAFYFTLPNSPAHVEKRV; the protein is encoded by the coding sequence ATGATCTCGAAGCTGAGCATTCGAAAGCGACTGGTTTTATTCGGGGCCCTGTGGCTGACGGCCTGCACCGTCCTTCTCGCCTTCCATCTCTTTTCCGAAGGGAGGCGGACCTTGCTCGAAGGGGCGGTCAAGCGGTCCCAAACCGTCGCAGGCAGGCTGGCGGAGCAGGCGCGCGGGCCGCTCTATGCGGGGGATGACACGGCGCTGCAGGAAATTCTGGAGGAGATCGAAGGGCAGCCGGACATCCTCTCCGCAGCGATCCGCCTGGGGGATAAAAATTATCGAAGCAAAGCGATCCGGATCGAATCGACGGATGCGCCGGAGAAGATCGTCAGCGGCGCCTCGCGCCTCGTGACGGCCGACGGTCTTCGGGCCGTCGAATCGCATGCTTCGATTCAATTCCAGGGGGAGGCCCTGACGGATGGGATTCCCTTCCGGACGGAGAGAGAGCGCCGGGAGAACGGCCAGGCGGTCGTCCTGTTGTCGGTCGAGCCGGTCTTTGCTCAGGTTCAAACCCTGCTGGTCCGGACGGCGCTTATTTTGGGAGGGGTGCTGGGGGCGGGGTTGCTGCTCGGTTGGGCCCTCTTCGGGGCCATGGTCTCCCCGCTGCGCCGCATGGCCGACCATGCCCGGCGGCTCGCCGACGGCGATGCGGCGGGGGAAAGGGGATTGCCGTCCGAGGATGAGATCGCGATGGTCTTGAGCCTGATGGCATCGATGAAAAGGTCCCTTGACGAGAAAACCGACCGGATCGTCGAACTGCAGCGCCACTTGAAGGACTCCGTGAACAAGCGGTCGGATCTGGAGGAGATGAACACGTTATTGAGCGATGTCCTGAACCAGAGAAATGATTTTCTCAGGCTTCTCTCCCATGAGGTGAAGACCCCTCTTGGGACCGTCTCGAATCTGATTGCGGGCCTTCAGGACGGGGTCCCCGGACCGGTCACCGATCGTCAAAAGGAGTATCTGGCCCTGATCAAGAGCAATACCGACCGGGTGAACCGGGTGATCGCGGCCATGCTCCAGCATGCCGTCGCCAGGACCGGCCACGTTCAGATCGATCGTTGCCCGGTGCGCGTGTCGGACGTGGTCCGGCAAGTCTGCTTTGCGCTCCTCGCATTTCAGGAAGAGAGACAGGTCGCCTGCATCCTTGGGGACTCGGTCTTCGGGAAGACGGTTCAGGCCGACATGGTCCTGGTGGACCAGATCCTCTTCAATCTGATCCACAATGCCATCAAGGCGAGCCCTCCGGGCGGCGCGGTGACGCTCGAAGCGACAGAGACCGGATCCGAGGTCGTCATCGGCGTCAGGGATGCCGGCATGGGAATCCCCAAGGAGATACAGCCCAAACTCCTTTTGGAGCCGTTGTCGTCCGATGTAAAGAAAGGAGGCGGTGTCGGGCTGTATATCAGTCGCTATCTGGTCGAGCTGCACGGCGGCCGGATCTGGTACACGGCGGAGGAGGGAAAAGGAACCGCCTTCTACTTTACGCTGCCCAATTCACCCGCGCATGTGGAAAAAAGGGTGTGA
- a CDS encoding sigma-54-dependent transcriptional regulator translates to MSARILIVDDDQGYRFSLRDYLAHLGYRITEAGSCAEARQILKSRELDLILLDLQLPDGDGLALLDEIAQMGDAVEVIMISGHGTIEKAVQAMQKGACDFVPKPGEMSDLVARIKKALELRGLKRRSAGRTDGFTPPIVGKSKQMTSCLEACRRLAQTDTTVLLLGETGTGKEILARYLHAVSPRRDGPFVAVSCANFTEQLIDDDLFGHESGAFTGAHKVKQGKVESADGGTLFLDEIGEMPYALQAKLLRFLEMHTYTRVGGVKERETDVRVVAATNRNLQAETKEGRFRPDLFFRLNVYSLYIPPLREWRESIPDLVGHFLSQMACKQSRNGFTITPEALERLMEYHWPGNVRELRNVIERATVISTDGTIGESDLPFLADDLKESPQGRYHEQLLEYQKQIILSALRECHGNRTEAAKRLGLHRTDFLRRIKNLGLQTHLPLQNKSTDS, encoded by the coding sequence ATGTCTGCTCGCATTCTGATTGTGGATGATGATCAAGGTTATCGGTTTTCTCTTCGCGATTATTTGGCCCATCTCGGTTATCGGATCACCGAGGCCGGATCATGCGCGGAAGCCCGCCAGATATTGAAGAGCCGGGAGCTCGACCTGATCCTGCTCGATCTGCAACTTCCGGATGGGGATGGTTTGGCCCTGCTCGACGAGATCGCCCAGATGGGGGATGCGGTGGAGGTCATCATGATCTCCGGACATGGGACCATCGAGAAGGCGGTCCAGGCGATGCAGAAGGGGGCCTGCGACTTCGTCCCCAAGCCGGGAGAGATGAGCGATCTGGTCGCGCGGATCAAAAAGGCGCTTGAGCTGAGAGGTTTGAAGCGGAGATCGGCGGGAAGGACCGATGGATTTACACCCCCGATCGTCGGCAAAAGCAAGCAGATGACTTCCTGCCTGGAGGCCTGCCGGCGTCTGGCCCAGACAGACACCACGGTGCTGCTTCTCGGTGAGACTGGAACCGGCAAAGAAATCTTGGCAAGGTATCTTCACGCGGTAAGTCCGAGGCGCGATGGCCCTTTTGTCGCGGTGAGCTGCGCCAACTTCACCGAGCAGCTGATTGATGACGATCTCTTCGGCCACGAGTCAGGCGCCTTCACCGGTGCCCACAAGGTCAAGCAAGGGAAAGTGGAGTCGGCCGACGGGGGGACCCTCTTTTTGGACGAGATCGGAGAGATGCCGTATGCGCTTCAGGCCAAACTCTTGCGATTCCTGGAGATGCACACCTATACCCGCGTCGGCGGCGTCAAGGAGCGGGAGACGGACGTGCGGGTCGTTGCAGCGACCAACCGCAATTTGCAGGCGGAGACCAAGGAGGGAAGGTTCCGTCCGGATCTCTTCTTCCGCCTCAATGTCTATTCGCTGTACATCCCCCCGCTCAGGGAGTGGAGAGAGAGCATCCCTGACCTGGTCGGCCATTTTCTGTCGCAGATGGCCTGCAAGCAATCCCGGAACGGTTTCACCATCACGCCGGAAGCCCTGGAGCGCTTGATGGAATATCACTGGCCCGGAAACGTCCGGGAGTTGAGGAATGTCATTGAGCGGGCCACGGTGATCTCGACGGATGGAACGATCGGCGAGAGCGACCTCCCCTTCCTGGCTGATGATCTAAAGGAGTCGCCGCAGGGTCGTTATCATGAGCAACTCCTTGAATACCAGAAACAGATTATTCTCTCCGCGTTGAGGGAATGTCATGGCAACCGGACCGAGGCGGCCAAGCGGCTCGGGCTCCATCGGACCGATTTCCTGCGAAGAATAAAAAACCTCGGGTTACAGACCCATCTCCCCCTCCAGAACAAGTCGACCGATTCGTAG
- a CDS encoding antibiotic biosynthesis monooxygenase family protein, with protein sequence MMHTLVSFYVQPSKVQEFESLHRALAQLISGQPGCIEVKVHRSLKHPREYVVYGTWESKEAWERAHQTAEFKTAFQNLPIEEHTLSSASFFELAYAYKGGGGAVCPE encoded by the coding sequence ATGATGCACACTCTGGTGAGTTTTTATGTCCAGCCATCCAAGGTCCAGGAGTTCGAATCCCTTCATCGCGCGCTTGCACAGTTGATAAGCGGCCAACCCGGATGCATTGAGGTCAAGGTTCACCGGTCGCTGAAGCATCCTCGGGAGTATGTGGTCTACGGAACCTGGGAAAGCAAAGAGGCCTGGGAGCGCGCGCATCAGACCGCAGAATTTAAGACAGCGTTTCAGAATCTGCCGATCGAAGAGCACACGCTTTCAAGCGCGAGCTTCTTTGAGTTGGCCTACGCCTATAAGGGAGGGGGTGGCGCGGTTTGTCCTGAATGA
- a CDS encoding MerR family DNA-binding protein — MSLHKLTVSQLARIAGVGPDSIRHYERIGLVPRAERSPAGYRLWSAREVQYLKWVAPAKRAGFTLHELAEIFRMYRAGSPPCRTVRDLLQQKVADLDRVIDDLSTLRTHLRRVLIRWKGRLGRASSGDFVPLFDDLYDVPVTQSTAALKRKGRKGGKS, encoded by the coding sequence ATGTCGCTTCACAAATTAACGGTCAGCCAACTTGCTCGTATCGCCGGCGTGGGGCCGGATAGTATCCGCCACTATGAGCGAATCGGACTCGTGCCGAGGGCGGAGCGCTCTCCCGCCGGATACCGCCTCTGGAGTGCGCGAGAAGTCCAGTACCTCAAGTGGGTGGCCCCAGCCAAGCGGGCAGGTTTCACGCTTCATGAGCTGGCCGAAATCTTTCGGATGTACCGCGCGGGAAGTCCCCCATGCCGCACAGTTCGGGATCTCCTCCAGCAGAAGGTCGCTGATCTCGATCGGGTAATTGACGATCTGTCGACGCTGCGCACCCATCTAAGACGAGTGCTCATTCGATGGAAAGGACGACTCGGCCGGGCCTCGTCCGGCGACTTCGTGCCTCTCTTTGATGACCTGTACGACGTCCCTGTCACACAATCAACAGCGGCTTTGAAGCGGAAAGGCCGCAAAGGAGGAAAGTCATGA
- a CDS encoding SHOCT domain-containing protein, translating into MMSNGMMGYGMGLWMVLNLLFWLLVIVGVVLLAVWAVDRGSRGRSDRESESALEILKKRYARGEISKEEYEEKKLDLI; encoded by the coding sequence ATGATGTCCAACGGCATGATGGGCTATGGCATGGGCCTCTGGATGGTGCTCAACCTCCTCTTCTGGCTTCTGGTGATTGTGGGAGTTGTCCTTCTGGCGGTCTGGGCGGTGGATCGGGGTAGTAGAGGCAGAAGCGATCGGGAAAGCGAATCGGCCTTGGAGATCCTCAAGAAACGGTACGCCCGGGGGGAGATCTCAAAGGAAGAGTACGAAGAGAAAAAACTAGACCTTATTTAG
- a CDS encoding NAD(P)/FAD-dependent oxidoreductase, with translation MAGKTILILGGGIGGQVAANLLRKKIARDHRVILIDRKREYVFSPSLLWLMVGQRKLEQIRRPLESLARKGIEVVQADVTRIDPTGRTVVADDRAFSYDDLIISLGADLAPETIPGLRDTAHLFYEPSGAERLWEAVRGIEGGRVVILIAATPFKCPAAPYEAAMLLADYFRKRGLEKKCDISIYTPEPLPMPVAGPVMGNAVKQMVEERGIAFHPMMKISSVEWSTRELLFENGQRTRYDLLVAVPPHRAPQVTKDSGLAGESGWIPVDPRTLKTRYEGVYAIGDITSIMLPVGKPLPKAGVFAHHQAETVAKNIAAEIAGGNASEAFDGHGYCFLEMGSGRAGFAGGNFYALPAPQIKLRRPGYHWHWGKVLFERWWLKHWF, from the coding sequence ATGGCAGGGAAAACGATTCTCATCTTGGGCGGGGGGATCGGCGGACAGGTCGCCGCCAATCTCTTGCGCAAGAAGATTGCCCGCGATCACCGGGTGATCCTGATCGACAGAAAACGGGAGTACGTCTTCTCCCCCTCCCTCCTCTGGCTGATGGTCGGCCAGAGAAAACTGGAGCAGATCCGCCGGCCGCTGGAATCTCTCGCCCGGAAAGGGATCGAGGTGGTCCAGGCTGATGTCACCCGGATCGATCCGACGGGGCGGACGGTGGTGGCTGATGATCGGGCCTTTTCTTATGACGACCTCATCATCAGCCTGGGGGCCGATCTGGCCCCGGAGACCATCCCGGGCCTGCGCGACACGGCCCACCTCTTCTATGAACCGTCGGGGGCGGAACGGCTATGGGAAGCGGTGCGCGGCATCGAAGGAGGCCGCGTGGTGATCCTGATCGCCGCAACGCCGTTTAAATGCCCCGCCGCCCCTTATGAGGCGGCGATGCTCCTCGCCGATTATTTCAGAAAGCGGGGCCTTGAGAAGAAGTGCGACATTTCAATCTACACGCCGGAGCCGCTCCCGATGCCGGTGGCCGGACCGGTGATGGGGAACGCCGTCAAACAGATGGTCGAAGAGAGAGGGATCGCCTTCCATCCGATGATGAAGATCTCCTCGGTCGAATGGTCCACCCGGGAACTCCTTTTTGAAAACGGCCAGCGGACCCGGTACGACCTCCTTGTCGCCGTCCCGCCCCATCGGGCGCCGCAGGTGACCAAGGATTCCGGGCTGGCGGGGGAGTCGGGATGGATTCCCGTCGATCCCCGCACTCTCAAGACTCGCTATGAGGGAGTCTACGCCATCGGAGACATCACCTCCATCATGCTCCCCGTCGGAAAACCGCTTCCCAAGGCGGGGGTTTTCGCCCACCATCAAGCGGAGACGGTGGCCAAAAACATCGCCGCCGAGATTGCGGGAGGCAACGCCTCCGAAGCCTTCGACGGACACGGCTACTGTTTTTTGGAGATGGGCTCTGGCCGCGCCGGTTTCGCCGGCGGGAATTTCTACGCTCTGCCTGCGCCGCAAATCAAATTGAGAAGGCCCGGCTATCACTGGCACTGGGGAAAGGTCCTGTTTGAGCGCTGGTGGCTGAAGCATTGGTTTTAG
- a CDS encoding DsrE/DsrF/TusD sulfur relay family protein: protein MDAITLIVQESPYGTEKAWNALRLAQALLAAESRVNLFLLGDAVGMAKAGQEVPTGYYNLGKMLEQLGAKGAEILACATCCKARGFKGEDLIKGVRIGSMADLARWTKESRQVITF, encoded by the coding sequence ATGGACGCCATCACATTGATTGTGCAAGAATCTCCTTACGGAACGGAGAAAGCCTGGAACGCCCTCCGGCTGGCCCAGGCGCTTCTGGCCGCAGAGAGCCGGGTCAACCTCTTTCTGTTGGGAGACGCCGTCGGGATGGCCAAAGCGGGCCAGGAGGTCCCGACGGGATACTACAATCTCGGCAAGATGCTGGAGCAGCTTGGCGCCAAAGGGGCCGAAATTCTGGCGTGCGCAACCTGTTGCAAGGCGCGGGGGTTCAAAGGAGAAGATCTGATCAAAGGGGTCCGCATCGGAAGCATGGCCGATCTGGCCCGATGGACGAAGGAAAGCAGACAGGTCATCACATTTTAG
- a CDS encoding class I SAM-dependent methyltransferase — protein sequence MSTSQRAMNFKDVADRYDAWYQTPLGSLAHALESEVIFNLAEVKPAERAIDIGCGTGIYTLELARRGSRVVGVDPSMEMIAIAREKFRRAGLPGLFVLGSAEALPFRPSCFDLALAVTSLCFVRSPDQTIEETHRVLKQDGRLVLGELNRFSPWALWRRLKGLFTDTIYNQAHFWGRRKLERLLQRKGFRIGATRILLHFPPVPSRTFLKGYRLFEVILKKLAPGTGAFIAMKAERGGSNQRVKRLPFLDERSEQRR from the coding sequence ATGTCTACGTCACAACGCGCTATGAATTTTAAAGATGTGGCCGATCGGTACGATGCCTGGTATCAAACCCCTCTTGGCTCTCTGGCGCACGCCCTGGAATCGGAAGTCATCTTCAATCTTGCCGAGGTTAAACCGGCCGAACGAGCGATCGACATCGGGTGCGGGACGGGAATCTACACATTGGAGCTGGCGCGAAGAGGGAGTCGTGTCGTCGGGGTCGATCCTTCGATGGAGATGATCGCGATCGCGCGGGAGAAGTTCCGGCGGGCGGGGCTCCCCGGCCTCTTTGTTCTCGGATCGGCGGAGGCCCTTCCCTTTCGCCCGAGCTGCTTTGATCTCGCCTTGGCGGTGACCTCTCTCTGTTTTGTCCGCTCGCCCGATCAGACCATCGAAGAGACGCACAGGGTCTTAAAGCAGGACGGACGGCTGGTCCTCGGCGAGCTGAACCGCTTCAGCCCCTGGGCGCTCTGGCGGAGGTTGAAAGGGCTCTTCACCGACACGATCTACAATCAGGCCCATTTCTGGGGGAGGCGGAAATTGGAGCGTCTTCTTCAGCGAAAAGGATTCCGAATCGGCGCTACGCGCATCCTGCTCCACTTTCCGCCAGTCCCTTCCAGAACTTTTTTGAAGGGTTATCGTTTGTTCGAAGTCATTTTAAAAAAGTTGGCGCCGGGAACAGGCGCGTTTATCGCCATGAAAGCGGAAAGGGGAGGATCGAATCAACGCGTGAAGCGCCTCCCTTTCCTTGACGAGCGAAGTGAGCAAAGGAGGTAA
- a CDS encoding DUF1302 family protein, which translates to MLFLVSVTPALAEEVSLHGFAQGNYAGRITGEELPGPEGGDFLLGEERFQIKLSGASEGSRFFLKSDFFRDAVFRKTETDLREAYLDYGGGFFDLRLGRQIITWGVGDLLFINDIFPKDYAAFFSGRPLEYLKIGSDAAKVDLFSNVVSAELVVIPFFQSDTLPAPERFFLFDPFPGLPRTAEEPRAEFENTELALRLYRSLFGFDTAVYAYKGFFRTSGMRPDSPLAPSRVNLFFPRLAVYGASGQGNALGGVTGLEAAYYDSLDDRSGRDPSIPNSMAKYLAGYQRQLLSDLTAGIQYYGEYLLDHGSYRETLPAGFPAQDRLRQLLTLRLTQFFRYQTLRLSLFAFYSPTDEDYYFIPEVRYSFTDALWGAVGANVFGGSKKTAPFGQLDKNDNVYVTTRYEF; encoded by the coding sequence GTGCTATTTCTTGTTTCGGTCACTCCTGCGCTTGCGGAGGAGGTTTCTCTGCATGGTTTTGCGCAGGGAAATTATGCCGGACGGATCACGGGTGAAGAGTTGCCTGGACCCGAAGGGGGAGATTTCCTCTTGGGGGAGGAACGGTTTCAGATCAAGCTTTCAGGCGCTTCGGAAGGGAGCCGGTTTTTCCTCAAGAGCGATTTCTTCAGAGACGCCGTCTTCCGCAAGACGGAGACCGACCTGCGCGAGGCCTACCTCGACTACGGCGGCGGCTTCTTTGATCTCCGCCTGGGCCGCCAGATCATCACCTGGGGGGTGGGGGACCTCCTCTTCATCAACGACATCTTCCCGAAGGATTACGCCGCCTTCTTTTCCGGAAGGCCTCTCGAATACCTGAAGATCGGCTCCGACGCCGCTAAGGTCGATCTCTTTTCAAACGTCGTCTCCGCCGAGCTGGTGGTCATCCCCTTCTTCCAATCGGACACCCTTCCGGCGCCGGAGCGATTCTTTCTCTTCGATCCCTTTCCCGGTCTCCCCCGGACCGCCGAGGAGCCGCGGGCCGAGTTCGAAAATACCGAGCTGGCGTTAAGGCTCTACCGGAGCCTCTTCGGTTTTGACACCGCGGTCTACGCCTACAAGGGCTTCTTCAGGACGTCGGGGATGAGACCCGATTCTCCGTTGGCGCCCAGCAGGGTTAATCTCTTTTTTCCCCGGCTCGCCGTCTACGGCGCCAGCGGCCAGGGAAACGCCCTGGGAGGGGTGACCGGTCTGGAGGCGGCCTATTATGACTCCCTGGATGATCGATCCGGGCGCGATCCCTCTATTCCCAATTCCATGGCGAAGTATCTGGCTGGCTATCAGCGGCAGCTCTTAAGCGATCTGACCGCCGGCATCCAGTACTACGGCGAGTATCTCCTCGATCATGGTTCGTACCGCGAGACGCTCCCCGCCGGTTTCCCCGCTCAGGACCGGCTGCGACAGCTTCTGACCCTCCGCCTGACTCAATTTTTCCGCTACCAGACCTTGAGGCTTTCCCTTTTTGCTTTCTATAGCCCGACGGATGAGGATTATTATTTCATCCCGGAGGTTCGGTACAGCTTCACCGATGCGCTCTGGGGGGCGGTGGGGGCGAATGTTTTTGGAGGGAGCAAAAAGACAGCCCCCTTCGGACAACTGGATAAAAATGACAATGTCTACGTCACAACGCGCTATGAATTTTAA
- a CDS encoding outer membrane lipoprotein-sorting protein has translation MKTIRDFRAIFLLVLSAAGLPDGAQATDAADIVRKSQAAFFEAGKDLQARIKMTLTTRDGQRRLRDLTMLRKNGPAGEQKYFIYFHGPADVAGTTFMVYKYPNRDDDRWLFIPAINLVNRIAARDSRSSFVGSDFTYEDVSGRDIVADTHTLLKEDQVDGRKVYLVESKPNRPAEYARKRAWIDQTTFLPLKEEYDDIQGALYKVFTADEIKEIQDLPTVMKRTMADVKTGHKTEVVFERVQYNVGIGDDLFSERYLRRPPEKWIK, from the coding sequence ATGAAGACGATACGCGATTTCCGCGCCATTTTTCTGCTGGTCCTCTCGGCGGCAGGCCTTCCCGACGGCGCGCAGGCCACCGATGCGGCCGACATCGTCCGAAAATCCCAAGCCGCCTTCTTTGAGGCGGGCAAAGATCTTCAGGCGCGGATCAAGATGACGCTCACCACGCGGGACGGCCAGCGGCGGCTGAGAGATCTCACCATGCTCCGGAAGAACGGTCCCGCCGGCGAGCAGAAATATTTTATCTATTTCCACGGCCCGGCGGATGTGGCGGGAACCACATTCATGGTCTACAAATATCCCAACCGGGATGACGACCGCTGGCTCTTCATCCCGGCGATCAACCTGGTGAACCGGATCGCGGCCCGGGACAGCCGGTCGAGCTTCGTCGGTTCGGACTTCACCTACGAAGATGTCTCCGGCCGGGACATCGTCGCCGACACGCATACCCTCTTGAAGGAAGATCAGGTCGATGGCCGGAAGGTCTACCTGGTGGAGAGCAAGCCGAACCGCCCGGCCGAGTACGCGCGAAAGCGCGCCTGGATCGATCAGACCACCTTCCTGCCGTTGAAGGAGGAGTACGACGATATCCAGGGAGCCCTTTACAAGGTTTTTACCGCAGACGAGATCAAAGAAATTCAGGACCTTCCGACAGTGATGAAGCGGACGATGGCGGACGTCAAGACCGGCCACAAGACCGAGGTGGTCTTTGAACGGGTTCAATACAATGTCGGAATTGGAGACGATCTCTTTTCCGAGCGATATTTAAGAAGGCCGCCGGAGAAGTGGATCAAATAA
- a CDS encoding efflux RND transporter permease subunit: MDRSDHHAPWLTRFSVEYPRRAIVLILGVTFLFLIPFPQVRTDTDPKNMLPPTSVVRLSNDEVERWFALHKDVIVLGIVNDRGIFNRETLERIAQITGEILTIPGVVVRDVTSLTTVDNILAEEGQLAVRPAVSEIPQTPEGMAALERSLLSNPLFLGRLLSEDGTATAIYIPLERGANGKAVADRIRAVLPKEGEKDRYYLAGDPVARDTFGVQMFYQMAILSPIAGMVMFLLLWRMFRNLPLVFSVMGVAMVSIIWSMGLLIALGYPVHIMSSMSPVFLMAIATDSIHIFNEFSFRFAEGGERRRAALDTMAAVAGPVFYSDVTTAVGFASLATVAIVPVKIFGLAVAFGTLVILLMSFTLIPAVLTLLNPHRAPHPPVGVQHIESLQGSGLARLGEISVRHPKSIAIAGGVLLLAAGVGLSRIEVNNNMVHWFKWNSDVRTADRVMNARLGGTSTAYLVVQGAAEDAMKDPAMLRAIEGLQRELEKDPRVGKTFSVVDYVKRINRVLHSDDPAFDRIPESPAEIGQYLFLFGMSAKPSDLDNVVDYPFQKANLFLQLKSWDAGVMADLLRRTEAYLAGHPLPGGATIRPAGIAYFNLVWSNEVLWGMLESFIAGLVLVFLILIVQTRSFLWGLLTFVPLFFTIALIYGVVGLVGKDFDMPVAVLSTLSLGMAIDFAIHFVGRFQQQYAKEPNLEGALLWTVARPGKGILRNALLFAVAFSVMAAAQLTPYITVGVLIAGIMLLSAAATLIGLPSLILIFQKHLTFPSGKEKVP, from the coding sequence ATGGACCGATCTGACCATCATGCACCCTGGCTGACCCGCTTCTCGGTCGAGTACCCCCGGCGGGCGATTGTCCTGATCCTGGGCGTGACCTTCCTCTTCCTGATCCCGTTCCCACAGGTTCGTACTGACACCGACCCCAAGAACATGCTTCCCCCGACCTCCGTTGTGCGGCTCTCCAATGACGAGGTCGAGCGGTGGTTCGCCCTCCACAAGGATGTCATCGTCCTGGGGATCGTGAACGACCGGGGAATTTTCAACCGGGAGACCCTGGAGCGTATCGCACAAATCACGGGGGAAATCCTCACGATTCCCGGCGTGGTCGTCCGGGATGTGACCAGCCTCACGACGGTCGACAACATCCTGGCGGAAGAGGGGCAGTTGGCGGTGCGGCCGGCTGTCTCCGAGATCCCGCAGACACCGGAGGGGATGGCGGCTCTGGAGCGATCCCTCCTCTCAAATCCCCTCTTCCTCGGCAGGCTCCTTTCCGAAGATGGAACGGCGACGGCGATCTACATCCCCCTAGAGCGGGGCGCCAACGGCAAGGCGGTTGCCGACCGGATCAGAGCGGTCCTTCCCAAGGAGGGGGAGAAGGACCGATACTATCTTGCCGGCGACCCCGTCGCGCGCGACACCTTCGGCGTTCAGATGTTCTACCAGATGGCAATCCTTTCCCCAATCGCCGGGATGGTGATGTTTCTCCTTCTCTGGCGGATGTTCCGGAATCTCCCCCTGGTCTTCTCGGTGATGGGGGTGGCGATGGTGAGCATCATCTGGAGCATGGGGCTGCTGATCGCTCTGGGATATCCGGTCCACATCATGAGCTCGATGAGCCCCGTCTTTCTGATGGCGATCGCGACCGACAGCATTCATATCTTCAACGAGTTCTCCTTCCGGTTCGCCGAGGGAGGGGAGAGGCGGCGGGCGGCGCTCGACACGATGGCGGCGGTGGCCGGTCCGGTCTTCTACTCCGATGTGACGACAGCGGTCGGGTTCGCCTCGCTCGCCACCGTCGCGATCGTCCCGGTGAAGATCTTCGGCCTCGCGGTCGCCTTCGGCACCCTGGTGATCCTCCTGATGAGCTTCACTCTCATCCCCGCCGTCCTGACGCTGCTGAATCCGCACCGCGCGCCGCACCCTCCGGTAGGGGTTCAACATATTGAATCCCTGCAAGGGTCAGGGCTGGCGCGTCTGGGAGAAATTTCCGTCCGGCATCCCAAATCGATTGCGATCGCGGGAGGGGTGTTGCTGTTGGCGGCTGGGGTGGGATTGTCCCGCATCGAGGTGAACAACAACATGGTCCACTGGTTCAAATGGAATAGCGATGTCCGGACGGCGGACCGGGTCATGAACGCCCGCCTCGGAGGGACCTCCACCGCTTATCTGGTGGTCCAGGGCGCCGCGGAGGACGCCATGAAAGATCCGGCGATGCTCCGCGCCATCGAGGGGCTGCAGCGGGAGTTGGAGAAGGACCCCCGCGTCGGAAAAACCTTTTCGGTCGTCGACTATGTCAAACGGATCAATCGGGTTCTCCACAGCGACGACCCCGCGTTCGACCGGATTCCCGAATCCCCGGCAGAAATCGGACAGTATCTCTTTCTCTTCGGGATGTCGGCCAAGCCAAGCGATCTTGACAACGTCGTCGACTACCCCTTCCAGAAGGCCAATCTCTTTCTGCAGCTCAAGAGCTGGGACGCCGGGGTCATGGCCGATCTCCTCCGGCGGACGGAAGCGTACCTGGCCGGACACCCTCTTCCGGGAGGGGCGACGATCCGGCCCGCCGGCATCGCCTACTTCAACCTCGTCTGGAGCAACGAGGTCCTCTGGGGGATGTTGGAGAGCTTTATCGCAGGCCTGGTACTGGTCTTCCTCATTCTGATCGTCCAGACCCGCTCCTTCCTCTGGGGCCTCCTGACCTTCGTCCCGCTCTTCTTCACAATCGCCCTCATCTATGGGGTCGTCGGCCTCGTCGGAAAGGACTTCGACATGCCGGTTGCGGTCCTCTCGACCCTGTCGCTGGGAATGGCGATCGACTTCGCCATTCACTTTGTCGGCCGGTTCCAGCAACAATATGCGAAAGAGCCCAACCTGGAGGGAGCCCTCCTCTGGACCGTCGCCCGTCCTGGGAAGGGAATCCTCCGAAACGCGCTCCTCTTCGCGGTCGCCTTCTCGGTGATGGCGGCTGCCCAGCTAACCCCCTACATCACCGTCGGCGTCCTCATCGCTGGAATCATGCTCCTCTCCGCCGCCGCGACCCTGATCGGACTCCCCTCCCTGATCTTGATTTTTCAAAAACATTTAACCTTCCCGTCCGGAAAGGAGAAAGTACCATGA